The Streptomyces albofaciens JCM 4342 genome has a segment encoding these proteins:
- a CDS encoding M16 family metallopeptidase, with amino-acid sequence MTFHPQPAGGEPKPWAFPAPERAQLPNGLTVLRSHRPGQQVVAVEIDIVAPLEAEPEGLDGVATIMARALSEGTDKHDAEQFAAELERCGATLDSHADHPGVRVSLEVPASRLDKALGLLADALRAPAFPDGEVERLVRNRLDEIPHELANPARRAAMALSKELFPADSRMSRPRQGTEETVSRIDAAAVRAFYEAHVRPATATAVIVGDFAGVDVDAALAETLGAWTGSPAEPVKASPITADDTGRVVIVDRPGAVQTQLLIGRIGPDRHDRVWPAQVLGTYCLGGTLTSRLDRVLREEKGYTYGVRAFGQVLRSSADGDGAAMLAISGSVDTGSTGPALEDLWKVLRTLAAEGLTDAERDVAVQNLVGVAPLKYETAAAVAGTLADQVEQQLPDDYQAQLYVRLAQTGTVEATAAAVNAFPVDRLVTVLVGDAAEIEEPVRALGIGEVTVVKG; translated from the coding sequence ATGACCTTCCACCCGCAGCCGGCCGGCGGCGAGCCCAAGCCGTGGGCGTTCCCCGCCCCCGAGCGCGCGCAGCTGCCCAACGGCCTGACGGTCCTGCGCAGCCACCGCCCCGGCCAGCAGGTCGTCGCCGTCGAGATCGACATCGTCGCGCCCCTGGAGGCCGAGCCCGAGGGCCTGGACGGGGTCGCCACGATCATGGCGCGGGCCCTGTCCGAGGGCACCGACAAGCACGACGCCGAGCAGTTCGCCGCCGAGCTGGAGCGCTGCGGCGCCACCCTGGACTCGCACGCCGACCACCCCGGCGTCCGCGTCTCCCTGGAGGTCCCGGCCTCCCGGCTGGACAAGGCGCTCGGCCTGCTCGCCGACGCCCTGCGCGCCCCCGCCTTCCCGGACGGCGAGGTCGAGCGCCTGGTGCGCAACCGCCTCGACGAGATCCCGCACGAGCTGGCCAACCCGGCCCGGCGCGCCGCGATGGCCCTGTCCAAGGAGCTGTTCCCGGCCGACTCCCGGATGTCGCGGCCCCGCCAGGGCACCGAGGAGACCGTCTCCCGCATCGACGCGGCGGCCGTCCGCGCCTTCTACGAGGCGCATGTGCGCCCCGCCACGGCCACCGCCGTCATCGTCGGCGACTTCGCCGGCGTCGACGTGGACGCGGCTCTGGCGGAGACCCTCGGCGCCTGGACGGGTTCGCCCGCCGAGCCGGTCAAGGCCAGCCCGATCACCGCCGACGACACCGGCCGCGTCGTGATCGTCGACCGCCCCGGCGCCGTACAGACCCAGCTGCTCATCGGCCGCATCGGCCCGGACCGGCACGACCGCGTCTGGCCCGCCCAGGTCCTCGGCACGTACTGCCTCGGCGGCACCCTCACCTCCCGCCTGGACCGGGTGCTGCGCGAGGAGAAGGGCTACACCTACGGGGTGCGCGCCTTCGGCCAGGTGCTGCGCTCCTCGGCCGACGGCGACGGCGCCGCGATGCTCGCCATCAGCGGCTCGGTGGACACCGGCTCCACCGGCCCGGCGCTGGAGGACCTGTGGAAGGTGCTGCGCACCCTCGCGGCGGAGGGCCTGACGGACGCCGAGCGGGACGTGGCCGTACAGAACCTGGTCGGTGTCGCGCCCCTGAAGTACGAGACCGCGGCGGCCGTCGCCGGAACCCTCGCCGACCAGGTCGAGCAGCAGCTCCCGGACGACTACCAGGCGCAGCTGTACGTACGGCTGGCGCAGACCGGCACGGTCGAGGCCACCGCCGCGGCCGTCAACGCCTTCCCGGTGGACCGGCTGGTGACCGTCCTGGTGGGCGACGCGGCCGAGATCGAGGAGCCCGTCAGGGCGCTCGGCATCGGCGAGGTGACGGTGGTCAAGGGCTGA
- a CDS encoding alkaline phosphatase family protein, which translates to MAHAVPAWPEPEPLDLAGAPVPAYGTGSLADLLPTVTAGQGLTRPGAPEADAPGMDLDPADRVCVFLVDGLGWQLLRDHPDEAPFLTSLLDSSFNRTGRPITAGFPATTAASLASVGTGLPPGAHGLAGYTCLNPDTGELMNQLRWYPWTDPHTWQPYPTVFQQAHAAGIHTCQVSSPNFERTPLTEVALSGGTFHGRLAGEERMDLAAEQLAAGDRSLVYTYYAEVDGAGHRYGVDSDAWRGQLMYVDRLAQRLAEQLPPRSALYITADHGMIDIPFGPESRIDFDEDWELRAGVRLLGGEGRARHVYAHPGAAGDVLAVWREVVGEHMWVAGRDEAIAAGWFGPRVDDRVRARIGDVVAAAHADMVIVASETEPRESAMVGMHGSMTPAEQLVPLLEVRT; encoded by the coding sequence ATGGCACACGCCGTCCCCGCCTGGCCGGAACCGGAACCCCTCGACCTGGCCGGCGCCCCGGTGCCCGCGTACGGCACCGGCTCGCTCGCCGACCTGCTGCCCACCGTCACCGCCGGCCAGGGCCTGACCCGGCCCGGCGCCCCGGAGGCGGACGCGCCCGGCATGGACCTGGACCCGGCCGACCGCGTCTGCGTCTTCCTCGTCGACGGCCTCGGCTGGCAGCTGCTGCGCGACCACCCGGACGAGGCACCGTTCCTGACGTCCCTTCTGGACAGCTCGTTCAACCGCACCGGCCGCCCGATCACCGCGGGCTTCCCGGCCACCACCGCCGCCTCCCTGGCCTCGGTCGGCACCGGTCTGCCGCCGGGCGCCCACGGCCTGGCCGGCTACACCTGCCTGAACCCGGACACCGGCGAGCTGATGAACCAGCTGCGCTGGTACCCGTGGACCGACCCGCACACCTGGCAGCCGTACCCGACCGTCTTCCAGCAGGCGCACGCCGCCGGCATCCACACCTGCCAGGTCTCCTCACCGAACTTCGAGCGCACCCCGCTCACCGAGGTCGCGCTGAGCGGCGGCACCTTCCACGGCCGGCTGGCCGGCGAGGAGCGCATGGACCTGGCGGCCGAGCAGCTCGCCGCCGGCGACCGGTCGCTGGTCTACACCTACTACGCCGAGGTGGACGGCGCCGGGCACCGCTACGGCGTCGACTCCGACGCCTGGCGCGGCCAGCTGATGTACGTCGACCGCCTCGCCCAGCGCCTCGCCGAGCAGCTGCCACCCCGCTCCGCCCTGTACATCACCGCCGACCACGGCATGATCGACATTCCGTTCGGCCCGGAGTCCCGTATCGACTTCGACGAGGACTGGGAACTGCGCGCCGGAGTGCGGCTGCTGGGCGGCGAGGGACGGGCGCGGCATGTGTACGCCCATCCCGGCGCGGCCGGTGACGTGCTCGCGGTATGGCGGGAAGTGGTCGGGGAACACATGTGGGTGGCGGGCCGTGACGAGGCCATCGCCGCCGGGTGGTTCGGCCCCCGGGTCGACGACCGGGTCCGGGCCCGGATCGGTGACGTCGTCGCCGCCGCGCACGCCGACATGGTGATCGTGGCGAGCGAGACCGAGCCGCGCGAGTCCGCGATGGTCGGCATGCACGGCTCGATGACCCCCGCCGAACAACTCGTCCCGCTCCTCGAAGTACGCACCTGA
- a CDS encoding thymidine kinase, which translates to MPELVFFSGTMDCGKSTLALQIEHNRSARGLQGMIYARDDRAGRGKLSSRLGLVTEAVEATDDTDFYAHIVGTLSSGGRVDYVIADEAQFLAPDQIDQLARVVDDLELDVFAFGISTDFRSKLFPGSQRLVELADRIEVLQVEALCWCGARATHNARTLDGQMVVEGAQVVIGDVHSAPAEVGYEVLCRRHHRRRQTAASAHAAALSPDVLPVDTAK; encoded by the coding sequence ATGCCCGAGCTGGTGTTCTTCTCCGGAACGATGGACTGCGGAAAGAGCACCCTCGCTCTGCAGATCGAGCACAACCGCTCGGCCCGCGGCCTGCAAGGCATGATCTACGCGCGCGACGACCGGGCCGGCCGCGGCAAGCTCTCCTCCCGCCTCGGCCTGGTCACCGAGGCCGTCGAGGCCACCGACGACACCGACTTCTACGCCCACATCGTCGGCACGCTCAGCTCCGGCGGCCGGGTCGACTACGTCATCGCCGACGAGGCGCAGTTCCTCGCCCCGGACCAGATCGACCAGCTCGCGCGCGTCGTCGACGACCTGGAGCTGGACGTCTTCGCCTTCGGCATCAGCACCGACTTCCGCAGCAAGCTCTTCCCCGGCTCGCAGCGCCTGGTGGAACTGGCCGACCGGATAGAGGTGCTCCAGGTCGAGGCCCTGTGCTGGTGCGGCGCCCGCGCCACGCACAACGCCCGCACCCTCGACGGCCAGATGGTCGTCGAGGGCGCGCAGGTCGTCATCGGCGACGTGCACAGCGCCCCCGCCGAGGTCGGATACGAGGTGCTCTGCCGCCGCCATCACCGGCGCCGCCAGACCGCCGCCTCGGCCCACGCGGCGGCGCTCTCCCCGGACGTGCTGCCGGTCGACACGGCCAAGTAG
- a CDS encoding HPr family phosphocarrier protein: MAERRVNVGWAEGLHARPASIFVRAATASGVPVTIAKADGNPVNAASMLAVLGLGAQGGEEIVLASDAEGADAALDRLAKLVAEGLEELPETV; this comes from the coding sequence ATGGCTGAGCGCCGCGTCAATGTCGGTTGGGCCGAGGGTCTGCACGCCCGCCCCGCCTCGATCTTCGTTCGTGCTGCCACCGCCTCCGGCGTCCCGGTGACGATCGCCAAGGCCGACGGCAACCCGGTCAACGCCGCCTCCATGCTGGCCGTGCTGGGCCTGGGCGCCCAGGGTGGCGAGGAGATCGTGCTGGCCTCCGACGCCGAGGGCGCCGACGCCGCGCTCGACCGTCTCGCCAAGCTGGTCGCCGAGGGCCTTGAGGAGCTCCCGGAGACCGTCTGA
- a CDS encoding M23 family metallopeptidase, which yields MAFTRGTGKHRAPSRSARATRNLAGIATLAASGVVATVASPALAAGNPDDANTHDTGFHQAVVLGDELAEQIEAQADAQQEAADAAAAQARAEAEARQQAAEAKRKAEAEAKKKREAEERAAREAERKRLLTYVAPIDGSYVSTSYKASSGLWSSGSHTGIDFHADSGTTVHAVGSGTVVEAGWGGAYGNNVVIKMNDGTYTQYGHLSSISVSVGQTVTPGQQIALSGNTGNTTGPHLHFEARTSAEYGSDMDPVAYLRSHGVNV from the coding sequence ATGGCGTTCACCCGTGGCACCGGGAAGCACCGTGCTCCGAGCCGCAGCGCTCGGGCGACCCGCAACCTGGCCGGCATAGCCACGCTCGCCGCCTCCGGCGTCGTCGCCACCGTCGCCTCCCCGGCGCTGGCGGCCGGCAACCCGGACGACGCGAACACCCACGACACCGGCTTCCACCAGGCCGTCGTCCTCGGTGACGAGCTCGCCGAGCAGATCGAGGCGCAGGCCGACGCGCAGCAGGAGGCCGCCGACGCGGCCGCCGCGCAGGCCAGGGCCGAGGCCGAGGCGCGTCAGCAGGCCGCGGAGGCCAAGCGCAAGGCCGAGGCCGAGGCGAAGAAGAAGCGGGAGGCCGAGGAGCGCGCCGCCCGCGAGGCCGAGCGCAAGCGCCTGCTGACGTACGTCGCCCCCATCGACGGCTCCTACGTCTCCACCAGCTACAAGGCGTCCAGCGGCCTGTGGTCCTCCGGCAGCCACACCGGCATTGACTTCCACGCCGACTCCGGGACCACCGTCCACGCCGTGGGCTCCGGCACCGTCGTCGAGGCCGGCTGGGGCGGCGCGTACGGGAACAACGTCGTCATCAAGATGAACGACGGCACCTACACCCAGTACGGCCACCTGTCGTCCATCAGCGTCTCGGTCGGCCAGACCGTCACGCCGGGCCAGCAGATCGCCCTGTCGGGCAACACCGGCAACACCACCGGACCGCACCTGCACTTCGAGGCCCGCACCTCGGCCGAGTACGGCTCCGACATGGACCCGGTCGCCTACCTGCGCTCGCACGGCGTCAACGTCTGA
- a CDS encoding GntR family transcriptional regulator, with product MRGHISAHAVCTAIRDDIVSGALAPGSRLIEELLAGRYGVSRVPVREALRTLQSEGFVTIRHHAGACVAAPTEREAADLLDIRGLLEPLGAARAAARRTAAHLKVLRGIVRLGRERARHGQRAELRQLDGWFHETLAQASGSASLAALLTQLRRKIDWMYAVEPPAREERSWEEYGAVLDAVSRGDAERARALMAAHVERSREAYTLRAAVPAPAVRTPKQPVNTARDRN from the coding sequence ATGCGAGGCCATATTTCCGCGCACGCGGTGTGCACGGCGATCCGCGACGACATCGTATCCGGCGCCCTGGCGCCCGGCAGCCGGCTGATCGAGGAACTCCTGGCCGGCCGGTACGGGGTCTCCCGCGTTCCCGTGCGCGAGGCGCTGCGCACGCTCCAGTCCGAGGGTTTCGTCACCATCCGGCACCACGCGGGCGCCTGCGTGGCCGCGCCCACCGAGCGGGAGGCGGCCGACCTGCTGGACATCCGCGGCCTGCTGGAGCCGCTGGGCGCCGCCCGCGCCGCCGCCCGCCGCACCGCCGCGCACCTGAAGGTGCTGCGCGGCATCGTCCGGCTGGGGCGCGAGCGCGCCCGGCACGGACAGCGTGCCGAGCTGCGCCAACTGGACGGCTGGTTCCACGAGACGCTCGCCCAGGCGTCCGGCAGCGCGAGCCTGGCGGCGCTCCTCACCCAGCTCCGGCGCAAGATCGACTGGATGTACGCGGTCGAGCCCCCGGCCCGCGAGGAGCGCTCCTGGGAGGAGTACGGCGCGGTGCTGGACGCGGTGAGCCGCGGCGACGCGGAGCGGGCGCGCGCTCTGATGGCGGCGCATGTCGAGCGCTCGCGCGAGGCGTACACGCTGCGGGCCGCTGTTCCCGCCCCGGCCGTGAGGACTCCGAAACAGCCCGTCAACACGGCGCGCGACCGGAATTAA
- a CDS encoding bifunctional GNAT family N-acetyltransferase/acetate--CoA ligase family protein: MHSTSDSASVYPAHWEADVVLRDGGTARIRPIAPDDAERLVSFYEQVSDESKYYRFFAPYPRLSDRDVHRFTHHDYVDRVGLAATVGGEFIATVRYDRIDERGRPAKEPGADQAEVAFLVQDAHQGRGVASALLEHIAAVARERGIRRFAAEVLPANTKMIKVFTDAGYTQQRTFEDGVVRLEFDLEPTEQSMAVMRGREQRAEARSVQRLLAPGSVAVVGTGRAPGGVGRSVLRNLLNSGFTGRVYAVNHAFPEGGTRLDPEGVPGHRSVSEIPEPVDLAVLAVPAAAVPDVVRDCGEHGVRGLVILSSGYAESGPEGRERQRALLRQARSYGMRLIGPNAFGLINTAPEVRLNASLAPQLPGAGRIGLFTQSGAIGIALLSGLHRRGPGDGSIAGISTFLSAGNRADLSGNDLLQYWYDDPATDVAILYLESIGDPRKFMRLARRTSAVKPVVVAKGARHTGTAPLGHTVPTVRIPDSTVSALMRQAGVIRVDTVTEMADAGLLLASQPLPGGPRVAILGNSEALALLTYDACLTEGLRPLRPHVLAAAATPADFCQALSAALANGLCDAVVVTAIPWVGEEGVASPGEGADLAAALREAISSASPAKPVTVVHLAMDALADALAAPPPSAGPPAAPGNAPQPPSDTPDGTPPAPLIPVYPAAERAVRSLAQAVRYAKWRRDAADPGRVPEYEDIEEAAAGEDIDRLLDELARHADITRSVPLPADDAHALLARYGIHVHPAHPAPDPDTAVRAAARLGYPVALKTTAPHLRHRPDLGGVRLDLPGEAELRRAYAELTDFLGKPAELRPVVQSMVPRGVDTVIRAAIDPAAGAVLSFGLAGAPSQLLGDTAHRLIPATDRDVAEQIRSIRTAPLLFGWRGSQPVDTAALEDLLLRVSRLVDDHPEVVGVDLEPVVVAPHGLAVLDATVRLARPPATTDLGPRRMPAY, from the coding sequence ATGCACAGCACGTCGGACAGCGCCAGCGTCTACCCGGCCCACTGGGAAGCCGATGTCGTGCTGCGCGACGGCGGCACCGCGCGCATCCGCCCCATCGCCCCCGACGACGCCGAGCGCCTGGTCTCCTTCTACGAACAGGTCTCGGACGAGTCGAAGTACTACCGCTTCTTCGCGCCCTACCCGCGCCTGTCCGACCGCGACGTGCACCGCTTCACCCACCACGACTACGTGGACCGGGTCGGCCTGGCCGCCACCGTCGGCGGCGAGTTCATCGCCACCGTCCGCTACGACCGCATCGACGAGCGCGGCCGCCCCGCCAAGGAGCCCGGCGCCGACCAGGCCGAGGTCGCCTTCCTGGTGCAGGACGCCCACCAGGGCCGCGGCGTGGCCTCCGCGCTCCTGGAGCACATCGCCGCGGTCGCCCGCGAGCGCGGCATCCGCCGGTTCGCCGCCGAGGTGCTGCCCGCCAACACCAAAATGATCAAGGTCTTCACGGACGCCGGGTACACCCAGCAGCGCACCTTCGAGGACGGTGTGGTGCGCCTGGAGTTCGACCTGGAGCCCACCGAGCAGTCCATGGCCGTCATGCGCGGCCGCGAGCAGCGCGCCGAGGCCCGCTCCGTGCAGCGTCTGCTCGCCCCCGGCTCGGTCGCCGTCGTCGGCACCGGCCGCGCCCCCGGCGGCGTCGGGCGCTCCGTCCTGCGCAACCTCCTCAACTCCGGCTTCACGGGCCGGGTGTACGCGGTCAACCACGCCTTCCCCGAGGGCGGCACCCGCCTCGACCCCGAGGGCGTGCCCGGCCACCGCTCGGTGTCCGAGATCCCCGAGCCCGTCGATCTCGCGGTGCTCGCGGTGCCCGCCGCCGCGGTCCCCGACGTGGTCCGGGACTGCGGCGAGCACGGCGTGCGCGGCCTGGTGATCCTCTCGTCCGGATACGCCGAGTCCGGGCCCGAGGGCCGCGAGCGGCAGCGCGCCCTGCTGCGCCAGGCCCGCTCGTACGGCATGCGCCTGATCGGCCCGAACGCCTTCGGGCTGATCAACACCGCCCCCGAGGTCCGGCTGAACGCCTCGCTCGCCCCGCAGCTGCCCGGCGCCGGGCGCATCGGCCTGTTCACCCAGTCCGGCGCCATCGGCATCGCGCTGCTCAGCGGCCTGCACCGGCGCGGCCCCGGCGACGGCTCGATCGCCGGCATCTCCACCTTCCTGTCCGCCGGCAACCGCGCCGACCTCTCCGGCAACGACCTGCTCCAGTACTGGTACGACGACCCCGCCACCGACGTCGCGATCCTCTACCTGGAGTCGATCGGCGACCCGCGCAAGTTCATGCGCCTGGCCCGCCGGACCTCCGCCGTCAAGCCCGTCGTCGTCGCCAAGGGCGCCCGCCACACCGGCACCGCCCCGCTCGGCCACACCGTCCCCACGGTCCGCATCCCCGACAGCACGGTCTCCGCCCTGATGCGCCAGGCCGGCGTGATCCGCGTGGACACGGTCACGGAGATGGCCGACGCCGGGCTGCTGCTGGCCTCCCAGCCCCTGCCGGGCGGCCCCCGCGTCGCCATCCTCGGCAACTCCGAGGCGCTCGCCCTGCTGACGTACGACGCCTGCCTCACCGAAGGCCTGCGCCCGCTGCGCCCCCACGTCCTCGCCGCCGCGGCCACCCCGGCGGACTTCTGCCAGGCCCTGTCCGCCGCCCTCGCCAACGGCCTCTGCGACGCCGTCGTCGTCACGGCCATCCCCTGGGTGGGGGAGGAAGGCGTCGCCTCCCCGGGCGAGGGCGCCGACCTCGCGGCGGCGCTGCGCGAAGCCATCTCGTCGGCGTCGCCCGCCAAGCCGGTGACCGTCGTCCACCTGGCCATGGACGCCCTCGCCGACGCGCTCGCCGCCCCGCCGCCGAGCGCCGGACCCCCAGCCGCCCCCGGCAACGCGCCGCAGCCCCCGTCCGACACGCCCGACGGCACCCCGCCCGCCCCGCTGATACCGGTCTACCCCGCCGCCGAGCGCGCCGTCCGCTCCCTCGCCCAGGCCGTGCGGTACGCCAAGTGGCGCCGGGACGCCGCCGACCCGGGCCGCGTCCCGGAGTACGAGGACATCGAGGAAGCCGCCGCGGGCGAAGACATCGACCGGCTCCTCGACGAGCTCGCGCGGCACGCCGACATCACCCGCTCCGTCCCGCTCCCCGCCGACGACGCCCACGCCCTCCTGGCCCGCTACGGCATCCACGTCCACCCCGCCCACCCGGCCCCCGACCCCGACACCGCCGTACGGGCCGCCGCCCGCCTGGGCTACCCCGTCGCCCTGAAGACCACCGCGCCCCACCTGCGGCACCGCCCCGACCTCGGCGGCGTCCGCCTCGACCTGCCCGGCGAGGCCGAGCTGCGCCGCGCCTACGCGGAGCTGACCGACTTCCTCGGCAAGCCGGCGGAGCTGCGCCCGGTCGTCCAGTCGATGGTGCCGCGCGGCGTCGACACGGTCATCCGCGCCGCCATCGACCCGGCCGCCGGCGCCGTCCTCTCCTTCGGCCTGGCCGGCGCCCCCTCGCAGCTCCTCGGCGACACCGCGCACCGCCTCATCCCGGCCACCGACCGCGACGTCGCCGAGCAGATACGCTCCATCCGCACGGCCCCGCTGCTGTTCGGCTGGCGCGGCAGCCAGCCGGTGGACACCGCGGCCCTGGAGGACCTGCTGCTGCGGGTCTCCCGGCTGGTCGACGACCACCCCGAGGTCGTCGGCGTGGACCTGGAACCGGTCGTCGTCGCGCCGCACGGCCTCGCCGTCCTGGACGCCACGGTCCGCCTGGCCCGCCCGCCGGCCACCACCGACCTGGGCCCCCGCCGCATGCCCGCCTACTGA
- a CDS encoding DUF5998 family protein: MAKTGTTTQGLRAAIERSGYYPALVAEAVQAAVGGEPVVSYLVHQETTFDANEVRRHVTVLVLTGTRFIVSHTDEQSADDTSPSPYATTSTESVKLGRISSVVLSRVVANPESYTPGRLPREVVLTIGWGAVARLDLEPATCGDPNCEADHGYTGSSTADDLSLRVSEAGDGPDTVRQTLAFAQALSEATAATTR; the protein is encoded by the coding sequence ATGGCTAAGACCGGTACGACGACCCAAGGGCTGCGCGCGGCGATCGAGCGCAGCGGCTATTACCCGGCCCTGGTGGCCGAGGCGGTGCAGGCCGCGGTCGGCGGCGAGCCGGTGGTGTCGTACTTGGTCCACCAGGAGACGACCTTCGACGCCAACGAGGTCCGCCGCCACGTCACGGTCCTGGTCCTGACGGGCACCCGCTTCATCGTCAGCCACACCGACGAGCAGTCCGCCGACGACACCTCCCCCTCGCCGTACGCCACCACCTCCACCGAGTCGGTCAAGCTGGGCCGGATCTCGTCCGTCGTGCTCAGCCGGGTGGTCGCCAACCCCGAGTCGTACACCCCGGGCCGGCTGCCCCGCGAGGTCGTCCTGACCATCGGCTGGGGCGCCGTCGCCCGCCTGGACCTGGAGCCCGCCACCTGCGGCGACCCCAACTGCGAGGCCGACCACGGCTACACAGGCTCCTCGACCGCCGACGACCTGTCGCTGCGGGTCAGCGAGGCCGGCGACGGCCCGGACACCGTCCGGCAGACCCTCGCCTTCGCCCAGGCCCTGTCCGAGGCCACCGCGGCCACCACCCGCTGA
- a CDS encoding M16 family metallopeptidase: protein MGHTATEQAGSGGLTATEHRLANGLRVVLSEDHLTPVAAVCLWYDVGSRHEVKGRTGLAHLFEHLMFQGSAQVAGNGHFELVQGAGGSLNGTTSFERTNYFETMPAHQLELALWLEADRMGSLLTALDEESLENQRDVVKNERRQRYDNVPYGTAFEKLTAMAYPEGHPYHHTPIGSMADLDAASLEDARAFFRTYYAPNNAVLSVVGDIDPEQTLAWVEKYFGSIPGHEGKQPPRDGTLPDVIGKELREVVEEDVPSRALMAAYRLPQDGTREADAADLALTVLGGGESSRLYNRLVRRDRTAVAAGFGLLRLAGAPSLGWLDVKTSGGVEVPEIESAVDEELARFAAEGPSPEEMERAQAQLEREWLDRLATAAGRADELCRYAVLFGDPQLALTAVRRVLDITPQEVQEVAQARLRPDNRAVLVYEPTEPTAAEDNDEEAAQ, encoded by the coding sequence ATGGGTCACACGGCCACAGAACAAGCCGGCTCCGGCGGCCTGACAGCGACCGAGCACCGGCTGGCCAATGGCCTGCGCGTGGTGCTCTCCGAAGATCACCTGACTCCGGTGGCCGCGGTCTGCCTCTGGTACGACGTCGGCTCCCGGCACGAGGTCAAGGGCCGCACGGGCCTGGCCCACCTCTTCGAGCACCTGATGTTCCAGGGATCCGCCCAGGTCGCCGGCAACGGCCACTTCGAACTGGTCCAGGGCGCCGGCGGCTCCCTGAACGGCACGACCAGCTTCGAGCGCACCAACTACTTCGAGACCATGCCCGCCCACCAGCTGGAGCTCGCGCTGTGGCTGGAGGCCGACCGCATGGGCTCCCTGCTGACGGCGCTGGACGAGGAGTCCCTGGAGAACCAGCGCGACGTCGTCAAGAACGAGCGCCGCCAGCGCTACGACAACGTCCCCTATGGCACGGCCTTCGAAAAGCTGACGGCCATGGCGTACCCGGAGGGCCACCCGTACCACCACACGCCCATCGGTTCGATGGCCGACCTGGACGCCGCCTCCCTGGAGGACGCGCGGGCCTTCTTCCGTACGTACTACGCGCCCAACAACGCGGTCCTGTCGGTCGTCGGCGACATCGACCCCGAGCAGACCCTCGCCTGGGTGGAGAAGTACTTCGGCTCCATCCCCGGCCACGAGGGCAAGCAGCCGCCGCGCGACGGCACGCTCCCGGACGTCATCGGCAAGGAGCTGCGCGAGGTTGTCGAGGAGGACGTACCCTCCCGCGCCCTGATGGCCGCCTACCGCCTCCCGCAGGACGGCACCCGCGAGGCCGACGCCGCCGACCTGGCGCTGACGGTGCTCGGCGGCGGCGAGTCCTCGCGCCTGTACAACCGGCTGGTGCGCCGCGACCGCACGGCCGTGGCCGCGGGCTTCGGCCTGCTGCGGCTGGCCGGGGCCCCCTCGCTCGGCTGGCTGGACGTGAAGACCTCCGGCGGCGTCGAGGTGCCGGAGATCGAGAGCGCCGTGGACGAGGAGCTGGCCCGCTTCGCCGCCGAGGGCCCGAGCCCCGAGGAGATGGAGCGCGCGCAGGCCCAGTTGGAGCGCGAGTGGCTGGACCGGCTCGCCACGGCCGCCGGGCGCGCCGACGAACTGTGCCGTTACGCGGTCCTGTTCGGCGACCCGCAGCTGGCCCTGACCGCCGTGCGGCGCGTCCTGGACATCACCCCGCAGGAGGTGCAGGAGGTCGCCCAGGCCCGGCTGCGCCCCGACAACCGCGCGGTCCTCGTGTACGAGCCGACCGAGCCGACCGCCGCCGAGGACAACGACGAGGAGGCGGCCCAGTGA